The nucleotide window GGTTGAGTTTATGCATGTCTGACGTCGATGTCTCGAGGACGAATTCCTGGAACTGCCTCTTGAACGCCCAGTAGTCCTCAACACTGCCCGCATAGAGAGTGGGAAGCTTCGCCTGCATCATGCGCACTGTTTCAAGTAGAGTTCCACCCGCTCCGGTtttgtcccttcttttcttacgTCGTTTGGTCTGGGGGCTCTGGGACTTACCCCGACGTCTCTTCCCGCGTCTTTCCGCATCACTCGTGGATCTGGACCTAGATCCTACCCCGTCGGTCTCACGACGGGCCTCGCGACGGGTCCTTTGGCTTCCCCGGCCCCTGGTTTTGGCGCACCCGGTGCCTCCCTCCTCGTCATCGGAGGTTGTACCTCCTCCCTCTACGTCGTTGCGGGTTCGTGGGCCTCCTCGGTCCGCCCCGATGAGAAGACCCTGCTTTGCGCGCCTCCCGTGGGTTGGTTGCACAACGCGCCCAAAGTCGCGTCCCGTGTATCTTTCCTCTTTCGAGGACCCTGCATATTCTCCGTCTGTGTTGATAGGTCGTACAACGCGCCCAATGTCGCGTCCCGTGTATCTTTCCTCTTTCGAGGACCCTGCATATTCTCCGTCTGTGTTGGTAGGTTGTACAACGCGCCCAATGTCGCGTCCCGTGTATCTTTCCTCTTTCGAGGACCCTGCATATTCTCCGTCTGGTTTGGTAGGTTGCACAACGCGCCCAATGTCGCGTCCcgtgtttatttcctcattcgagGACCCTGCATATTCTCCGTCTGGTTTGGTAATGTGCATAACGCGTCCACTGTCGCGTCCcgtgtttatttcctcattcgagGACCCTGCATATTCTCCGTCTGGTTTGGTAGTGTGCATAACGCGCCCACTGGCGCGTCCcgtgtttatttcctcattcgagGACCCTGCATATTCTCCGTCTGTCTCTTGATGTGTTGTGGCGGTACGGTCCACCCTTATGAAACGTTCCTCTCTCATCCATCGGTTCAACCGGTCGTCTATCATCGTTGCGACTAAGCGTGCCAACTCCCCTCCAGGCACAGAGTCAGCGGCGGGCATAACTCCCCCTGCAAGGGGGTGTTCGCGGGCGGGTTCGGTGGCGGGTTCGGTTGGCTTAGGCCCGGAGGTGTCGTCCGTCACGTGCAGAGGGGCCGAGGGCTCGCGGCTTCCCAGTAACACCGGTGTCAAGGGAGCACCGCTAGATTCATCATCGCGAGCGCCGAACGCCGGGTGCGCGTCGCTAGAGGCGTTagactcctctccttccccgttGGAAAGTGGGCTGGATGCCCCGTCTGTCTTACCTTGTGACATCACTGCGGGCGTATGACGGTCGATGTCGTTTTCGTGTTCTTGACGTCTTACTTCCGTCTTGCACAGGCGGCGTGCGTTGGGggttcactcccctctcccccctttttcaACACACGACCCCGAACACCAAACACTCGACGTCACTTCCGTAGGTTTTTTACCATACCCACACAGAACCGCTTCCACAACACCACACGAATACGTCAGTGCCCGTCACACGAACCAGTCAGTGACACTCCCGTAGGTTTTTTCACACCCTCACAGAACCGCTACCACTACACACGAAACCGTCAGTGCCCGCCACACGAAACAATCAGTGACACTCCCGTAGGTTTTTCCATACCCACACAGAACCGCTACTACTACACACGAAACCGTCAGTGCCCACCACACGAAACAGTCAGTGACACTTCCGTAGATTTTACCATACCCACACCGACGCCGAACCGACGGGCAACCTGGGTCGTGTAGTCCTTCCTCGAGCCCTTCCGTTCCCTCAGCGTCCGGCGCCCTCGTACCGCTGTCCTGTTGCAACTCACTCAATCCATCCCATTTGGCGGCATCACAAACCCTGTGTGTTTGACTGTAAGCGCGGTGACCAGCGCTTGTTGAGTGAGTGCCAAGGATGACTGAAACCGCTGTGTCGAACTCACGTCACGGTTTATTGTACAGTGGTCAAACCTGTAAGCCGATATCATGAAACATTACAATGTGAGGTACACTACACCTTATCTCTACATTTTCCGGGATGGGGCAAATCCCTACAGTCCGACATATGAACATGAATGTAAACTTTATCCTTATATTCCGTGGCAGGACAACCCGTACCACTCGTCGTTAACATGAATGTACTTGTACACTTGTGGGAGGCAGAATAACCTTAGACGTTAAGGAAACGTATTACAATATTGTGGAATCAGGAGATACTTAGACGCTAGACgataacagagaaagagatacgtACACAATGCGGGGTTAGTCAGATTACTCCTTCCAGTTCCATCAACGCCGTGTTAACGGTATGAACGCCAGCCTGCTACTACCTTGTCCTCCGTTCAGCCCGCCATCGGGATGACGGTTCCCTGTTGACACTCAAGCCTCGAGTAATGGCCTACGCCTCCACCACATTAACCCCGTAACCCCACGTTACCCTACATTAATCCTAGGAGGCATTACCCTTTGACCCTAGTAGGTCCAATATATGGGCGAAGACGGTCCTGATAAGCGCGTCGACGCGTAAACATACACCACTGACCTTTAACCCTTTCCGCGGCGCCGCGTACACCGGCGGCACCGcggctacaaccaccaccaccaccatcagacgctttcagttttcgtcgccggtgagggagagcggagcgagatgctaacaccaccaccaccaccatcagacgctttcagttttcgtcgccggtgagggagagcggagcgagatgctaacaccaccaccaccaccaccaccatcagacgctttcagttttcgtcgcccgtgagggagagcggagcgagatgctaccaccaccaccaccaccaccatcagacgctttcagttttcgtcgcccgtgagggagagcggagcgagatgctaccaccaccaccaccaccaccatcagacgctttcagatttcgtcgctcgtgagggagagcggagcgagatgctaccaccaccatcagacgctttcagttttcgtcgctcgtgagggagagcggagcgagatgctaccaccaccatcagacgctttcagatttcgtcgctcgtgagggagagcggagcgagatgctaccaccaccatcagacgctttcagatttcgtcgctcgtgagggagagcggagcgagatgctaccaccaccatcagacgctttcagatttcgtcgctcgccggtgagggagagcggagtgagatgctaacactaccaccaccaccaccaccaccaacagacgctttcagatttcgtcgctcgccggtgagggagagcggagcgaaatgctaacaccaccaccaccaccaccaccaccatcagacgctttcagttttcgtcgctcgccggtgagggagagcggagcgaaatgctaacaccaccaccaccaccaccaccatcagacgctttcagttttcgtcgccggtgagggagagcggagtgagatgctaccaccatcactaccaccaccaccaccaccaccatcagacgctttcagttttcgtcgcccGTGAGGGGGAGCAGAGCGagatgctaccaccaccatcaccaccaccaccatcagacgctttcagttttcgtcgctcgccggtgagggagagcggagcgagatgctaccaAGATCACTACCAACAGACGCTTTCAGATTTCGTCGCTCgcccgtgagggagagcggagcgagatgctaacaccaccaccaccaccaccaccatcagacccTTCCAGTTTTCGTCgtcggtgagggagagcggagcgagatgctaccaccaccaccaccaccaccaccatcagacccTTCCAGTTTTCGTCgtcggtgagggagagcggagcgagatgctaccaccaccatcaccaccaacagacgctttcagatttcgtcgctcgccggtgagggagagcggagcgagatcactaccaccaccaccatcttcaccatcagacGCTTCCAGTTTTCGTCgcccgtgagggagagcggagcgagatgctaacaccaccaccaccaccaccaccatcagccgtTTTCTGAATTCGTCGCGAGGGACCAGGGGCAGCTGAGTCATGGTAGAAGAAACACCAGGTTGTCTGGATACCCTCTACCCCACCTCTCTGCGCATTCTAAGTGATGTCACTGCTTAGAAGggagcgagagatagagagagagagagagagagagagagagagagagagagagagagagagagagagagagagagagagagagagagagagagagagagagagagagagagagagagagagagagagagagagagagagagagagagagaatttaagggTATCCTGATGTAATGTAGCAGTGAACGTCTAAGTAGGTTCTGATGCTGGAATGCATTTTCAGAACTGTTTTAGTGCCCTCTGCATTAATTTCCCCTGGTTATTAGGACAATTCACTCCTATAATAATAAGCATGACTATAGGGCATGTGCATTCACATACAATCCTGGGTTCACATTGCTCTTTAATAAAAGTATTTGTTCACCTAAGTCTTGGGTATAGAGCATGGTGCCCAGTGCAGCTAAGCTCAGTGAGCTCCTTCCCTCTGCAGCTTGGCAGCTTCCGTTGTGCTATGTAACGAGGCTACAGCCTTATGATTTATTTGTGTACAGTACATATATGCCTAATGAAATTATACACAATAATAAACTGTTGAATGAGCTTAGGatctaataaaaaaaactaatccaAAAAGTGTATTATTTGTAACTTCATCTTTTGGGAGATTGAAAAAGTAGTGTGGTCCCTTTGGGATGCAGCGATCTGCTCCCACGAACAATGCAACACGAAGGCGTACTATACAAGAGTTTACCATGTCACAGAAAACGGACCGGtgagggaataataataataataatattaataataataataataataataatagttaataataataataataataaaaataataataataataatagtaataataataatcatctccATCAGCTTAGCCCGCTTATACGGACGATCCCATTTCAGTTTTGCCTCAAGTGACATGTGAGACGGTCCTGAGGCAAAATCCTTATACCGCTTAAGTAACATTTTCAAATTGAACTGACGAGTCCGACGAATAGCTCGAACCCTGAACTGAAAATGCTACTTAAAGTGAAAACTGAGGTTACTTAAGCGGGTGAACCCGCCGGTCATCCGTCACCCGTAGAATCtggccctccccaaggtaaagggaggcaagccaggtattctaatatactattactactactgccactactactactactactactactactactactgccactactactactactactactactgccactactactactactgccactactactactactactactactactactactactactactactactactactactactactgccactactactactactactactgccactactactactactactactactactgccactactactactactactactgccactactactactactactactactactactactgctactgctacaataactactattactactacttctaaaacaaaacaaaaaaagcatgaaaaaataggttggaagatgatgaagatgatgatgatgaagagaagaagaaaaaagaaaaggagaaggaggaggaaaaggacgaggagaagtagGAGCTTTAATCAAAATCCTGctgtcctcctctcctatccccttAAGACGTATCCTGCAACTGCTATGTCAGAGAAAACGGAGGCGGGAGGAGAGCAGAAGGGTAGACGAAGGATCTTTGGTGGGAAGGTTTATGGGGAGGCGGGcgggtggggtgtgagggagcggGTAGAGGGGTTATGAGGTGACATGAgtaaggtggtgtgttgggggagggttgaatgagagggaagatttatttatttatttatttacagataaggaatcagctcaagggcaacagaaaaaggtgtaaaaagaaaagcccgctaatcgctgttcatgCGAAGATGAAAGTGAAAAGTGGCCAAAACAGAGCCTAGAGCCTTGTAACTCCTGTAGGGCGGGTCATCTGATAAGTGAGATTgcataatgcaaagtagagtcgtcaGCATGTGAGTGGATAGGATAGTTTTTGGAAAAaccattaatgaacaacagaaagagagtgggagatagaacagagccctgcggaacaccactgctgATTGCCCTAAACTTTGGGGGGTGAACAGTGACCGCCTATCACGGCGAcgatagatcggccagaaaggaaactggagataaaggtacagagagaaggatagaatccgtagaatggtagtttagaaagcaaaggtttGTGCCAGATCTGTTAAAGGTTTCGAAATGTCTAAAGCAACAGCaaaattttcaccgaaacggctaagagaggctgACCAGGAGTGAGTTGGGAAGGCGCGAAGATCACCAGTGGAACAGCTTTTGCGGAGCCCAAGCTGGCGATCAGAAAGGCCGGAATTTGAAAGCTTGAAATTTTCCGTTTAAGGATTGATCCAACAGctttagaaagaaaggaaagtaaagatataagACGGTAGTTTTGTAACGGTCACCTGAattatatacatctctctctctctctctctctctctctctctctctctctctctctctctctctctctctctctctctctctctctctctctatatatatatatatatatatatatatatatatatatatatgtgtgtgtgtgtgtgtgtgtgtgtgtgtgtgtacacacacacacacacagagagagagagagagagagagagagaggtggggagagggaggaagggacagacacACAAGCCTTATCACTGGGGGGTACTCCTCCACTGCCTGCTGACGTCATCCCGCGCCGCCCGCCGCACTAGTCGTTAATGAGAAATAAAATCTGTTCACATTTCTTTACTTAACTCATCTGTTACTTGAGACAGGTAAATTTTGTCAACATTTTCGTGTCCAGCAGTAATTGTATACCCAGCATACCATCACAAAACTCGATAGGGAAAGAAAACCTGGTCATTACAGCGAGTTGAAGTCAGAGAATAACATTGAAAGTTTATACAGCACTTTACTTTTCATTGAGATTTGCAGCAATTATGGAACCAATTTACAACTAAGACGTTTGTTCTTGCACATGAAATTCCCCTGAACGCGATGGTACCTTAAGATTTTAGCAAAAGTGCGatataagaggagaaaaggaaggatttgTAAGAGTCGAATAAACATTTAGTGATACTCTCTGACTTCTGCTCGCCAAAACTGCCTTATTTTTTAACCCCTTTGAGTCTTTATAGATGTATTATAGTTGTACAATCACTTCTTAGTCTAATGGCGTGAAGAAAATTTACCTAGCTTGTGTAACAGATGAGCAAGGGAAAGTAATACAAATGTTTTCTGAAATTACTCCCGCTGCTCCCTCCCGCGGCGGCGATGAGGCACTCTGGCACCGGCTGAACGGTGCTGGTTAGGTGTAGAGTATTGCTCGGGTTCGCTGCCTCTCGTGTGTGACTGGCACCGGCTGAATGGTGCTGGTTAGGTGTAGACATATTTTCCGTGTTAGCTGCCTCTCATGTGTGACCACCGGAGCGGACCTCCTCCTCGCCCAGCGACACCACCCCGCGCGATGGCCAACACGACAGACGACGTCACAATAGTGCAGGAGTACTTCGCGGCCCTGCGGCGCGTACGGGTCATGCATTGTGGAGAGCTCATGGAGTTGCTGGACTCTGGCCGAGGCCGTCTTGTCGGAAGGTTCCGCTACGTCCCTCCCGCCGAGAAACACTCCTTCAAGCTGTCTCCTGGCCGGGGAGTGCAGCTGTGGGTGAGGGAGTGGCCACCCCACTCCCTCTACTGCCCCCCCCGAGCCGTGCACCGATGCCATGGTGCACGCCGTGCTGCTCTACCGCGGCCTCGACGGAGAATACTGCTTCTTTGACAGCAACTTTGCCACCGCCCCGACCCCCGAGGTGATGGCGGCCGTGACCCGCTCCGGCACGAGTCGCGTTCACTACCTTCTCGAGCGGCCCGGCATCCAGGGCGTGGGCGTCGCCACGTGCCAGTACTACTGCCTGGCCCTCATGAGCTTCATCGTGCAGCACCCAAACCTGCCCACCAGCTGGCTCATCAGGGAGTTTGTCGAGGCCATGCGGCCACAGCGGGACGTGAAGGCGGTGCGTCTCAGCCGGGAGATTTTTCGCGAGGCGGGCATCGTCACGGTATTTGAGAGCGCCGGCACGCGCGTgcatgggttggtaatgggactggtggatagaggaaagattggtaatgggactggtggagatgggaagggttggtaatgagactggtggataggggaaggattggtaatgggactggtggataggggaaggattggtaatgggactggtggagatgggaagggttggtaatgagactggtggataggggaaggattggtaatgggactggtggataggggaaggattcgtaatgggactggtggaaatgggaagggttgttaatgggactggtggataggggaagggttggtaatgggactggcggataggggaaggattggtaatgggactggtggataggggaaggattggtaatatgactggtggagaggggagagtttggtaatgggacaggtggataggggaaggattgttaatggggctggtggagagaggaaggattgttaatgggactggtggatagaggacggattggtaatgggactggtggataggggaagggttagtaatgggactggtggataggggaccggttggtaatgagactggtagatacgggacgggttggtaatgggactggtggataggggaaggattggtaatgggactggtggagaggggaagggttggtaatgggactagtggataggggaagggttggtaatgggactggtggataagagaaggattggtaatgggactggtggataggggaagggttggtaatgggaatggtggataagggaaggattggttatgggactgttggagagaggaagggttggtaatgggactggtggttaggggaaggattggttatgggctggtg belongs to Eriocheir sinensis breed Jianghai 21 chromosome 62, ASM2467909v1, whole genome shotgun sequence and includes:
- the LOC126986696 gene encoding uncharacterized protein LOC126986696, with the translated sequence MSQGKTDGASSPLSNGEGEESNASSDAHPAFGARDDESSGAPLTPVLLGSREPSAPLHVTDDTSGPKPTEPATEPAREHPLAGGVMPAADSVPGGELARLVATMIDDRLNRWMREERFIRVDRTATTHQETDGEYAGSSNEEINTGRASGRVMHTTKPDGEYAGSSNEEINTGRDSGRVMHITKPDGEYAGSSNEEINTGRDIGRVVQPTKPDGEYAGSSKEERYTGRDIGRVVQPTNTDGEYAGSSKEERYTGRDIGRVVRPINTDGEYAGSSKEERYTGRDFGRVVQPTHGRRAKQGLLIGADRGGPRTRNDVEGGGTTSDDEEGGTGCAKTRGRGSQRTRREARRETDGVGSRSRSTSDAERRGKRRRGKSQSPQTKRRKKRRDKTGAGGTLLETVRMMQAKLPTLYAGSVEDYWAFKRQFQEFVLETSTSDMHKLNQLYTNCAREVRPLIAHCMALSSEQGLASALKILDERFGDERVYMHHARERLIRGPTISENDYQALSQMCSQLTSYISFAENIGQLSDIDNTPTIRDILLRLDRAMQTRWNSRWTGKRGSRPQRITDVLHFMKKETKRVENNLLLTERHGAELRKLSGGETDNGKEAADKQGKAYGARREAKVPVFVTQGRTRGRMEGGRFGNDGCRLCGDIHALSSCTIFRLIPVEHRKRVVRAQGKCFLCLRDSHLVRDCRAQLCEIENCRGRHSKWLHETAAEARPRRGGATPGQRVSAEVSRGASGN